From Roseibium alexandrii DFL-11, the proteins below share one genomic window:
- a CDS encoding cysteine desulfurase family protein — translation MSRRSEPVYLDHNAGAPMRPDVRDAMITVLQDAGNASSVHTHGRKARGRIEEAREAVARLCGAKTRAVTFVSGGTEANMTALAPAWQDQGTPFYLDKLFRSAVEHPSVVTGGRFPAIDQAVVPVDSHGVVDLGALEDLIKDAAPSLISVMAANNETGVIEPLSDIAALAAKYSHFFHVDAVQAAGRMPIDIEAWGADVITLSAHKFGGPQGMGAVVVRSTARVPAPLMVGGGQENWRRGGTENVSAIAGFGIAAKAVLEDAADTSHFSALREKLEDGLRTVCPETVIFGEGTDRLVNTVCFAVPGIAAETALIAFDLERVSVSSGSACSSGKVSVSHVLTAMGVDEDTARGALRISMGWDTGTQEIERFLEVWPKIVDRLNPEARNKAA, via the coding sequence ATGTCCCGCCGCTCCGAACCGGTTTATCTCGATCACAACGCAGGTGCGCCCATGCGCCCTGACGTGCGTGATGCGATGATCACTGTGCTTCAGGACGCAGGAAATGCCTCTTCCGTTCATACCCACGGCCGGAAGGCACGGGGCAGGATTGAAGAAGCTCGCGAAGCGGTGGCCCGCCTGTGCGGTGCCAAGACCCGAGCGGTGACCTTTGTGTCTGGTGGCACGGAAGCCAACATGACCGCGCTGGCGCCTGCGTGGCAGGATCAGGGTACCCCCTTCTATCTCGACAAGTTGTTCCGCAGTGCGGTCGAACACCCGTCCGTTGTGACCGGCGGGCGTTTCCCGGCGATAGATCAAGCGGTTGTTCCAGTTGATTCGCACGGCGTGGTCGATCTTGGTGCGTTGGAAGACTTGATCAAGGACGCCGCGCCTAGCCTGATTTCGGTGATGGCTGCAAACAATGAGACTGGAGTCATCGAGCCGCTCTCAGATATTGCTGCTTTGGCTGCGAAATACAGTCACTTTTTTCATGTCGACGCGGTTCAGGCTGCTGGCCGGATGCCGATCGACATTGAGGCCTGGGGCGCGGACGTTATCACACTGTCCGCGCACAAATTTGGTGGCCCTCAAGGCATGGGCGCTGTTGTGGTCCGGTCCACAGCCCGTGTTCCAGCCCCGCTTATGGTGGGCGGCGGGCAGGAAAACTGGCGCCGGGGCGGTACGGAAAACGTCTCGGCGATTGCCGGATTTGGCATCGCGGCGAAGGCGGTCCTTGAGGACGCGGCCGATACATCCCATTTCAGTGCTCTGAGGGAAAAACTCGAAGACGGCTTGCGGACAGTGTGCCCGGAGACGGTTATCTTCGGTGAGGGCACCGACCGCTTGGTCAATACTGTTTGTTTCGCCGTTCCCGGCATTGCAGCTGAAACCGCACTGATCGCTTTTGACTTGGAACGCGTATCTGTTTCATCGGGGTCTGCTTGCTCGTCCGGAAAAGTTTCCGTGTCGCATGTTCTGACCGCGATGGGTGTGGATGAAGACACGGCGCGGGGCGCACTCAGGATCAGCATGGGTTGGGACACGGGCACACAGGAAATCGAGCGTTTTCTTGAGGTCTGGCCGAAAATCGTCGACCGGCTGAACCCGGAAGCACGAAATAAGGCTGCGTGA
- a CDS encoding valine--tRNA ligase: MLDKTYDAASVEPRIYETWEKAEAFKAGAGAKDGADAFTIVIPPPNVTGSLHMGHALNNTLQDILVRWKRMQGYDVLWQPGTDHAGIATQMVVERELAADNKPGRRDMGREAFIERVWEQKRKSEGTILGQLKRLGASCDWSRTEFTMSPNLSDAVLKVFVDLYKEGLIYRSKRLVNWDPKFETAISDLEVENIETDGHMWHFKYPLAGGETYEYVEKDEDGNVTLCETRDYISIATTRPETMLGDGAVAVHPKDERYKPIIGKLCEIPVGPKEHRRLIPIITDEYPDPDFGSGAVKITGAHDFNDYQVALRGKIPMYRLMDTQGSMRADGAPYTEEAQKAQAIIDGAQLTINEIDEINIVPDELRGLDRFAARKRVIDQITAEGLAVMVPANYPDVAWMKGQAPEWDETGKAKIRKLGEDEEGPAALPMVESKKIMQPFGDRSKVVIEPMLTDQWFVDAKTLAEPALKAVQDGDTKFVPGNWDKTYYNWLNDIQPWCISRQLWWGHQIPVWYDEDGNEYCAMSEDEAVEMSGGKTLMRDEDVLDTWFSSALWPFSTLGWPHQTPELERYYKTDVLITGFDIIFFWVARMMMQGIHFMKEVPFHTVYINSIVVDKNGKKMSKSLGNVLDPLEMIASYGADATRYALASQEVQGRRTLRMSDQAAEGGQRFATKLWNAARFAEMNGCGRVEGFDPSTASHTLNRWIATEMGKCIAEVTQALDDYRFNDASGGIYRFTWNTFCDWYLELAKPIFNGDDEAAKAETRATAAWAIDEILKVLHPFMPFLTEELWERLGDEGQKAGELLMLSAWPKPLVSDESAAGEINWLVDLISEIRSVRAEMNIPAGAKVQLVVVGANDVSRSRIATHEPAIQRLARAEHISMADAAPAGSAQIIIGEATICLPLAGVIDLAAEKARLSKDAGKLEADISKIEKKLSNPKFVEKAPDEVVAGEREKVSEAKEKLDKINIALSRLAEIG, from the coding sequence ATGCTGGATAAGACCTACGATGCGGCCAGCGTTGAGCCGCGGATTTACGAAACCTGGGAAAAGGCGGAGGCCTTCAAGGCCGGAGCCGGTGCCAAGGACGGCGCCGATGCCTTTACCATCGTAATTCCGCCGCCGAATGTGACAGGCTCCCTGCACATGGGCCATGCGCTGAACAACACGCTGCAGGATATCCTTGTCCGCTGGAAACGCATGCAAGGTTATGACGTTCTGTGGCAGCCGGGCACCGACCACGCGGGCATTGCAACGCAAATGGTTGTCGAGCGTGAGCTTGCCGCTGACAACAAGCCGGGGCGCCGCGACATGGGGCGTGAGGCCTTCATCGAGCGGGTCTGGGAACAGAAACGCAAGTCGGAAGGCACGATTCTTGGTCAGTTGAAGCGTCTTGGTGCGTCTTGTGACTGGAGCCGGACCGAGTTCACCATGTCGCCGAATCTGTCGGACGCTGTGCTGAAGGTTTTTGTCGATCTCTACAAGGAAGGCTTGATTTACCGGTCCAAGCGGCTGGTCAACTGGGATCCGAAGTTTGAGACGGCGATTTCCGACCTTGAGGTCGAGAATATCGAGACTGACGGTCACATGTGGCACTTCAAGTACCCGCTGGCCGGCGGGGAGACTTATGAGTATGTCGAAAAGGATGAGGACGGCAACGTCACCCTGTGCGAGACGCGGGACTACATCTCCATTGCCACCACGCGCCCGGAAACCATGCTTGGAGACGGCGCCGTCGCCGTTCACCCAAAGGACGAGCGTTACAAGCCGATCATTGGCAAGCTCTGTGAGATTCCGGTCGGGCCGAAGGAACACCGCCGCCTGATTCCAATCATCACCGATGAGTATCCGGATCCCGATTTCGGCTCCGGTGCGGTGAAGATCACCGGCGCGCATGACTTTAACGACTATCAGGTCGCCTTGCGCGGCAAGATCCCGATGTACCGGCTGATGGACACACAAGGGTCCATGCGGGCCGACGGGGCGCCATACACCGAAGAAGCGCAGAAGGCGCAGGCGATCATCGACGGCGCGCAATTGACCATCAACGAGATCGATGAAATCAACATCGTTCCCGACGAGCTGCGCGGTCTGGACCGGTTTGCGGCGCGCAAGCGTGTCATTGATCAAATCACCGCGGAAGGGCTTGCCGTTATGGTCCCGGCCAATTATCCGGACGTTGCCTGGATGAAGGGGCAGGCGCCGGAGTGGGACGAGACCGGAAAAGCGAAAATCCGCAAGCTTGGCGAGGACGAAGAAGGTCCGGCCGCGTTGCCGATGGTCGAATCCAAGAAGATCATGCAGCCGTTTGGCGACCGCTCAAAGGTCGTCATCGAGCCGATGCTGACCGACCAGTGGTTCGTGGATGCTAAGACGCTGGCGGAACCGGCGCTGAAGGCCGTTCAGGATGGGGACACAAAATTCGTTCCGGGGAACTGGGACAAGACCTACTACAACTGGCTGAACGACATTCAGCCCTGGTGTATCTCGCGCCAGCTCTGGTGGGGCCACCAGATCCCGGTCTGGTATGATGAAGACGGCAACGAATACTGCGCAATGAGCGAGGATGAAGCTGTCGAAATGTCAGGCGGCAAAACCCTGATGCGCGATGAAGACGTGCTCGACACGTGGTTCTCGTCCGCGTTGTGGCCGTTTTCGACGCTCGGCTGGCCGCATCAGACACCGGAACTTGAGCGCTACTACAAGACGGACGTTCTGATCACCGGCTTCGACATCATCTTCTTCTGGGTTGCCCGGATGATGATGCAGGGCATCCACTTCATGAAGGAGGTGCCGTTCCACACGGTCTACATCAACTCGATCGTGGTCGATAAGAACGGGAAAAAGATGTCCAAGTCTTTGGGCAACGTTCTCGACCCATTGGAAATGATCGCGAGTTATGGCGCGGACGCGACCCGCTACGCTCTGGCCAGCCAGGAGGTTCAGGGACGCCGGACACTGCGCATGTCAGATCAGGCAGCCGAAGGTGGCCAGCGCTTTGCGACCAAACTCTGGAACGCGGCCAGATTTGCTGAAATGAACGGCTGTGGCCGGGTTGAAGGGTTCGATCCGTCGACTGCGAGTCATACGCTCAATCGCTGGATCGCGACCGAAATGGGCAAGTGTATTGCCGAAGTCACGCAGGCGCTGGACGACTACCGGTTCAACGATGCCTCTGGCGGGATCTACCGGTTCACCTGGAACACGTTTTGCGACTGGTACCTTGAACTCGCCAAGCCGATCTTCAACGGGGACGACGAGGCGGCCAAGGCCGAAACACGCGCAACGGCTGCCTGGGCGATCGACGAGATTCTAAAGGTCCTGCATCCGTTCATGCCGTTCCTGACCGAAGAGCTTTGGGAACGTCTTGGCGACGAGGGCCAGAAAGCAGGTGAGCTGTTGATGCTGAGCGCGTGGCCGAAGCCGCTTGTCAGCGATGAGTCGGCCGCCGGGGAAATCAACTGGCTGGTCGATTTGATCTCTGAAATCCGCTCGGTTCGTGCTGAAATGAACATTCCGGCCGGAGCCAAAGTCCAGCTGGTTGTTGTCGGCGCAAACGACGTATCAAGGAGCCGGATCGCGACTCATGAGCCTGCGATCCAGCGTCTGGCGCGTGCCGAGCACATCTCGATGGCAGATGCGGCTCCTGCTGGATCTGCGCAGATCATTATCGGTGAAGCAACGATCTGCCTGCCTTTGGCCGGGGTGATCGATCTTGCTGCTGAAAAGGCGCGCCTTTCCAAGGATGCCGGCAAGCTGGAGGCCGATATTTCGAAGATCGAAAAGAAGCTCTCCAACCCGAAGTTTGTCGAAAAGGCTCCGGACGAAGTGGTTGCCGGCGAGCGGGAAAAGGTAAGCGAAGCCAAGGAAAAGCTGGATAAGATCAACATCGCCCTCAGCCGGCTTGCCGAAATCGGCTAA
- a CDS encoding TolC family outer membrane protein, producing the protein MALTKGLMSGVAAVVLSGFIASSASADTIRDALSLAYANNPTLNAARAQLRGVNENVPQALAGWRPTASAALAAGGVRSSLNGRQAYRNNAAISLTLSQAVFRGFRTVNSTRQAEAVVRAQRESLMSSEQDTLLSAATAYVDVIRDTALVSLQRSDLAFLQEQVRAARDRFDVGEGTRTDVSQAEARAAEAQASLNTALANLNTSRAIYRQVIGVDPKSLSADTSITRQVPKSLDVALQTSEEKQPLIQQAQHLVDAAIFNVKTIEGELLPTVSVDASVGRNWNPSNTIDLSNEAQIFGNVSIPIYQGGGVYSRVRQAKEELGQTRLQLDVARDQVRANVITAWGIFQAAEASIVAARAAVEAQQLALEGVIEEQRVGQRTTLDVLDAQRELVIQQSNLVTAQRNRIVGGYQLVAAVGQLDAESLSLNVNVYNPEQHYRSVRGKWIGLRTPDGR; encoded by the coding sequence ATGGCACTAACGAAAGGACTGATGAGCGGGGTTGCCGCCGTCGTCTTGTCCGGCTTCATTGCGTCCTCGGCCAGTGCAGACACGATCCGTGATGCGCTGTCTCTCGCCTATGCGAATAATCCGACCCTGAATGCTGCCCGGGCCCAGCTGCGCGGTGTTAATGAAAATGTGCCGCAAGCACTGGCCGGCTGGCGGCCTACAGCTTCGGCTGCTCTGGCTGCTGGTGGTGTTCGGTCTTCTCTTAACGGCCGGCAAGCCTATCGGAACAACGCTGCCATCTCGCTGACCCTCAGTCAGGCGGTTTTCCGCGGTTTTCGCACGGTCAATTCCACCCGTCAGGCCGAAGCTGTTGTCCGGGCCCAACGCGAAAGCCTGATGTCGAGCGAACAGGACACGCTGCTCAGTGCAGCGACGGCCTATGTCGACGTGATTCGCGATACTGCGCTTGTTTCGCTTCAGCGTAGTGACTTGGCGTTCCTTCAAGAACAGGTGCGTGCAGCGCGCGACCGGTTTGATGTGGGCGAGGGCACCCGGACCGACGTGTCCCAGGCTGAAGCGCGTGCCGCGGAAGCTCAGGCATCGTTGAACACGGCGCTTGCCAATTTGAACACCAGCCGGGCGATTTACCGTCAGGTGATCGGCGTTGATCCGAAGAGCCTCTCGGCGGACACATCCATCACACGCCAGGTGCCAAAGTCTTTGGATGTTGCGCTTCAGACCAGTGAAGAGAAACAACCTCTGATCCAGCAAGCGCAACACTTGGTGGATGCTGCCATCTTCAATGTGAAGACCATCGAGGGGGAGTTGCTGCCTACTGTCTCGGTTGATGCGAGTGTCGGCCGGAATTGGAACCCCTCAAACACGATCGATCTCAGCAACGAAGCGCAGATCTTCGGCAATGTGAGCATCCCGATTTATCAGGGCGGCGGCGTTTATTCACGTGTCCGTCAGGCCAAGGAAGAGCTGGGTCAGACCCGTCTACAGCTGGATGTCGCTCGCGATCAAGTCCGCGCAAACGTGATCACCGCTTGGGGCATCTTCCAGGCTGCTGAAGCGTCTATCGTTGCCGCGCGTGCTGCTGTTGAAGCACAACAGCTGGCTCTTGAAGGCGTGATCGAGGAACAGCGGGTCGGCCAGCGGACGACGCTCGATGTTCTGGATGCGCAGCGCGAACTTGTTATCCAGCAATCCAATCTTGTGACTGCCCAGCGGAACCGGATCGTTGGCGGATATCAGCTGGTGGCGGCTGTTGGTCAGCTGGACGCGGAGTCCCTGAGCTTGAACGTCAACGTTTATAATCCCGAGCAGCATTACAGGTCCGTCCGCGGCAAGTGGATTGGTCTGCGGACGCCAGATGGGCGCTGA
- the sufB gene encoding Fe-S cluster assembly protein SufB has product MPAVQETIDQVKAIDVDQYKYGFVTDIESEKGAKGLSEETVRFLSAKKDEPEWMTEWRLDALRRFQQMDEPDWARVSYPKIDFDELYYWAAPKSVEGPKSLDEVDPELLETYEKLGIPLREQEILAGVAPENRVAVDAVFDSVSVVTTFKEELKKAGVIFCSISEAMREYPDLVKKYIGSVVPVTDNYYATLNSAVFSDGSFVYIPEGVRCPMELSTYFRINEQNTGQFERTLIIADKGSYVSYLEGCTAPQRDENQLHAAVVELIALDDAEIKYSTVQNWFPGDKDGKGGIYNFVTKRGDCRGKNSKISWTQVETGSAITWKYPSCILRGDNSRGEFYSIAVSNGHQQIDSGTKMIHLGKNTSSRVISKGISAGKSENTYRGLISAHRKASNARNFTQCDSLLIGQDCGAHTVPYIESKNATAQFEHEATTSKISDDQMFYCLQRGMNEEEAVALIVNGFVKDVIQQLPMEFAVEAQKLISISLEGSVG; this is encoded by the coding sequence ATGCCAGCTGTACAGGAAACCATCGACCAGGTGAAAGCCATCGATGTTGACCAGTATAAATACGGCTTTGTAACCGATATCGAGTCGGAAAAGGGTGCCAAGGGTCTGTCCGAGGAAACCGTCCGGTTCCTGTCGGCGAAAAAAGACGAACCCGAGTGGATGACGGAGTGGCGTCTTGACGCTCTGCGCCGCTTCCAGCAGATGGACGAGCCGGATTGGGCGCGCGTCTCCTATCCGAAGATCGACTTTGACGAGCTTTACTATTGGGCAGCGCCGAAGTCCGTCGAGGGACCAAAGAGCCTGGACGAAGTTGATCCGGAACTCCTTGAAACCTACGAGAAGCTCGGTATTCCGCTGCGCGAACAAGAGATCCTGGCAGGTGTTGCGCCTGAAAACCGGGTCGCTGTCGACGCTGTCTTCGATTCAGTTTCTGTTGTCACGACTTTCAAGGAGGAGCTGAAGAAGGCCGGCGTCATTTTCTGCTCCATTTCCGAAGCGATGCGCGAGTATCCGGACCTTGTGAAGAAATACATCGGATCCGTGGTTCCGGTGACCGACAACTATTATGCGACGCTGAACTCGGCCGTTTTCTCCGATGGATCCTTCGTATACATCCCGGAGGGCGTGCGCTGCCCGATGGAGCTGTCGACCTACTTCCGCATCAACGAGCAGAACACAGGTCAGTTCGAGCGCACGCTGATCATTGCCGACAAGGGCTCCTACGTTTCCTATCTGGAAGGCTGTACGGCCCCGCAGCGCGATGAGAACCAGCTGCACGCGGCGGTCGTGGAACTGATTGCGTTGGACGATGCGGAGATCAAGTACTCCACAGTTCAGAACTGGTTCCCGGGCGACAAGGACGGCAAGGGCGGCATCTACAACTTCGTCACCAAGCGGGGCGATTGCCGCGGCAAGAACTCCAAGATCTCCTGGACCCAGGTCGAGACCGGCTCTGCGATCACCTGGAAGTACCCGTCCTGCATTCTGCGCGGCGACAACTCCCGCGGTGAGTTCTACTCCATTGCGGTGTCCAACGGCCACCAGCAGATCGACAGCGGCACCAAGATGATCCACCTCGGCAAGAACACATCGAGCCGGGTGATCTCCAAGGGCATTTCCGCCGGCAAGTCGGAAAACACCTACCGTGGTCTGATCTCAGCCCACCGCAAGGCATCCAATGCCCGGAACTTCACCCAGTGTGACAGCTTGCTGATCGGGCAGGACTGCGGTGCGCATACGGTGCCGTATATCGAGAGCAAGAACGCAACGGCGCAGTTCGAGCACGAGGCCACAACCTCGAAGATTTCGGACGACCAGATGTTTTACTGCCTGCAACGCGGGATGAACGAAGAAGAAGCGGTGGCGCTGATCGTCAATGGCTTCGTCAAGGACGTCATCCAGCAGCTGCCGATGGAATTTGCCGTTGAAGCTCAAAAGCTGATCTCGATCAGCCTTGAAGGATCTGTGGGCTAA
- a CDS encoding DUF2155 domain-containing protein produces the protein MAFGLGMLAFQPQTALAQAESEKIENPVAVFSGLDKITGRIINFDVYVGETVQFGALQVTPRVCHTRPQTESPLTTGFVQVDEITLNNEVRRIFSGWMYAASPGLHAVEHPVYDIWLTDCRLASKVPPPEDYDGPPIKGVVAEGEDPLAGPDDGVDTGPGIPRAKPFQG, from the coding sequence ATGGCATTCGGGCTCGGGATGCTTGCTTTTCAGCCGCAGACTGCGCTCGCGCAGGCGGAATCGGAAAAAATTGAAAACCCGGTGGCTGTATTCTCGGGGCTCGACAAGATCACGGGCCGGATCATCAACTTCGACGTCTATGTTGGCGAAACGGTTCAATTTGGCGCTCTTCAGGTGACGCCGCGGGTCTGTCACACCCGCCCGCAAACCGAGTCGCCGCTGACGACCGGATTTGTCCAGGTCGATGAAATCACCTTGAACAACGAGGTCCGCCGGATCTTTTCCGGCTGGATGTATGCGGCAAGTCCGGGCCTTCATGCAGTTGAGCACCCGGTCTACGACATCTGGCTGACCGACTGCCGTCTAGCGTCCAAGGTACCGCCGCCGGAGGACTATGACGGTCCGCCGATCAAGGGTGTCGTTGCAGAAGGCGAAGATCCTCTGGCAGGTCCTGACGATGGGGTCGATACCGGACCCGGTATCCCCCGTGCCAAGCCGTTTCAGGGGTAA
- the sufC gene encoding Fe-S cluster assembly ATPase SufC, translating to MLEIKNLHARIAEDETEILRGIDLTVNAGEVHAIMGPNGSGKSTLSYILAGKDDYEVTEGEILFNGENMLDMEPDERAAAGMFLAFQYPIEIPGVATMEFLKTAMNAQRKARGEDTLSIPDFMKRVKEAAAHLNVSMDMLKRPLNVGFSGGEKKRAEILQMSLLEPKLCVLDETDSGLDIDALRIVSEGVNKLRGPDRAMVVITHYQRLLDHIVPDVVHVLSKGKIVKTGDKNLALELEKNGYADIINAAA from the coding sequence ATGCTTGAGATCAAAAACCTGCACGCCCGCATCGCGGAAGACGAGACAGAAATCCTGCGCGGCATCGACCTGACCGTCAACGCCGGTGAAGTTCACGCCATCATGGGCCCGAACGGCTCCGGCAAGTCCACGCTGTCCTACATCCTGGCTGGCAAGGACGACTATGAAGTCACCGAAGGCGAGATCCTGTTCAACGGTGAAAACATGCTCGACATGGAGCCGGACGAGCGGGCGGCGGCCGGCATGTTCCTGGCGTTCCAGTACCCGATCGAAATACCGGGTGTTGCGACCATGGAATTCCTGAAGACAGCGATGAACGCGCAGCGGAAGGCGCGCGGCGAAGACACTCTGTCCATTCCGGACTTCATGAAGCGTGTCAAGGAAGCAGCGGCTCACCTGAACGTCTCCATGGACATGCTGAAGCGCCCGCTCAACGTTGGTTTTTCCGGCGGTGAGAAGAAGCGTGCTGAAATCCTTCAAATGTCTCTTCTGGAGCCGAAACTGTGCGTGCTCGACGAGACCGATTCCGGCCTCGACATTGATGCTCTGCGCATCGTCTCCGAAGGCGTCAACAAGCTGCGCGGTCCGGACCGGGCCATGGTCGTGATCACGCACTATCAGCGTCTGCTGGATCACATTGTCCCCGATGTTGTCCACGTCTTGTCCAAAGGCAAGATCGTGAAGACAGGCGACAAGAACCTGGCGCTTGAACTGGAGAAAAACGGTTACGCTGACATCATCAACGCAGCCGCTTGA
- a CDS encoding protein-L-isoaspartate O-methyltransferase family protein, producing the protein MTDFNQSRRKMVDNQLRTNDVTDHQILDAMEVVPRERFVPASKRAVAYIDEDLPIGASGSGRYLMKPHIFGKLIQLAQISADDIVLVIGAGSGYSTAVAAKLAASVVALEENADLARDAGDLLVDLGTENAVVVEGPLVDGYAAEGPYDVILIDGAVEVLSEALLKQLKSDGRLVVIEGQGGAGVAKLYQKSGEVVSGRFAFNASAALLPGFAQAAEFTF; encoded by the coding sequence ATGACGGACTTTAACCAGTCCCGCCGCAAGATGGTGGACAACCAGTTGCGTACCAACGATGTGACGGATCACCAGATCCTGGATGCAATGGAGGTGGTTCCGCGCGAACGGTTCGTTCCTGCATCGAAGCGGGCAGTGGCCTACATCGATGAAGATCTGCCCATTGGTGCTTCCGGGTCAGGCCGATACTTGATGAAGCCGCATATCTTCGGAAAGCTGATCCAGCTGGCGCAGATCAGTGCGGACGACATTGTGCTCGTGATTGGAGCCGGCAGCGGCTACAGCACGGCGGTCGCGGCAAAGCTGGCGGCATCTGTCGTCGCCCTGGAAGAAAACGCGGATTTGGCCCGCGATGCTGGGGATCTCCTCGTTGATCTCGGAACTGAAAACGCGGTCGTCGTGGAAGGTCCGCTGGTGGATGGGTATGCTGCGGAAGGCCCATATGACGTTATACTGATTGATGGTGCGGTTGAAGTTCTGTCCGAGGCTTTGCTGAAACAGTTGAAGTCTGACGGCCGCCTTGTTGTCATCGAAGGCCAAGGCGGAGCAGGTGTGGCCAAGCTGTATCAGAAATCGGGCGAAGTGGTGAGCGGACGGTTTGCCTTCAATGCGTCGGCAGCGCTGCTTCCCGGTTTTGCTCAAGCCGCAGAGTTTACCTTCTAA
- a CDS encoding alpha/beta hydrolase, whose translation MPEVIFNGPAGRLEGRFHPAKKRNAPIALVLHLHPQFGGTMNNQIVYQMYYMFARRGFAVLRFNFRGVGRSQGTFDHGQGELSDAAAALDWVQTVHPDARACWIAGFSFGAWIGMQLLMRRPEVEGFISVAPPANLHDFSFLAPCPSSGLIIHGEQDKVVPQKDVQTLVDKLKTQKGIVIDHQTIPGANHFFENDMDTLIDNCGDYVDGRLGLTPTDYVDID comes from the coding sequence ATGCCTGAGGTGATCTTCAACGGTCCCGCCGGCCGGCTGGAAGGCCGGTTCCATCCCGCGAAAAAGCGCAACGCTCCCATCGCTCTGGTCCTGCACCTTCACCCCCAGTTCGGGGGCACGATGAACAATCAGATTGTTTATCAGATGTATTACATGTTTGCCCGGCGCGGTTTCGCGGTTCTGCGTTTCAATTTCCGCGGCGTTGGCCGTTCGCAAGGCACATTCGATCACGGACAAGGCGAGTTGTCTGATGCAGCAGCCGCGCTCGACTGGGTCCAGACCGTTCATCCAGATGCCCGCGCTTGCTGGATTGCCGGATTCTCGTTCGGCGCCTGGATCGGCATGCAGCTCTTGATGCGTCGCCCGGAAGTGGAAGGCTTCATTTCCGTGGCCCCGCCGGCGAACCTGCACGACTTCTCGTTCCTGGCCCCCTGCCCTTCCTCCGGCCTGATCATTCACGGCGAGCAGGACAAGGTGGTTCCGCAAAAGGACGTTCAGACGTTGGTCGACAAGCTGAAAACTCAGAAAGGCATCGTCATCGATCACCAGACGATCCCGGGCGCGAACCATTTCTTTGAAAACGACATGGACACGCTGATCGACAATTGCGGGGATTATGTCGATGGCCGCCTCGGCCTGACACCCACCGATTATGTCGACATCGACTGA
- a CDS encoding DUF2497 domain-containing protein, with translation MSQASKAEEPSMEEILASIRRIISDEDSQSADSGNEQADETPVEAKAEDDMGDASEMSQDDLDKLFDMDGDDDVAEDESADDMAAAMMADAAEDESDAGDDDVLELTEELAVESTDDLDMVDGLAEDLDNVDGDVSFAPDPEPAEDIMAPPGPEAEPEALFEPEEPAIQSKPIPDDLPDVAPEDYLTSAATGHAVHAALDNFSDMLISTKAQTIEEMVRDMLRPMIKAWLDQNLPPMVEQMVKKEVQRVIRRRD, from the coding sequence ATGTCACAGGCGAGCAAGGCTGAAGAGCCGTCGATGGAGGAGATCCTCGCATCGATACGCCGGATCATTTCTGATGAAGACTCCCAGAGCGCGGACTCCGGCAATGAACAAGCAGACGAAACCCCAGTAGAAGCAAAGGCGGAGGATGATATGGGTGATGCCTCCGAGATGTCACAAGACGACCTCGACAAGCTGTTCGATATGGACGGTGATGACGATGTTGCCGAAGACGAAAGCGCGGATGACATGGCTGCGGCCATGATGGCCGACGCTGCGGAAGATGAAAGCGATGCGGGGGACGACGATGTCCTCGAACTAACGGAAGAGCTTGCTGTCGAATCCACCGACGATCTGGATATGGTCGATGGACTTGCAGAAGACCTGGACAATGTGGACGGTGACGTTTCGTTTGCACCGGACCCGGAGCCTGCGGAAGACATCATGGCCCCGCCAGGGCCAGAAGCCGAACCCGAGGCGCTGTTCGAGCCGGAAGAGCCGGCGATCCAGTCGAAGCCGATTCCGGATGACCTGCCGGATGTTGCACCTGAAGACTACCTGACATCCGCTGCGACAGGGCACGCGGTTCATGCGGCGCTCGACAATTTTTCTGACATGTTGATCAGCACGAAAGCGCAGACCATTGAAGAGATGGTTCGTGACATGCTGCGTCCGATGATCAAGGCGTGGCTTGACCAGAACCTGCCGCCCATGGTGGAGCAGATGGTCAAGAAGGAAGTCCAGCGAGTGATCCGCCGGCGCGACTGA
- a CDS encoding DUF1284 domain-containing protein produces MTIRLRAHHLLCMLTFAGKGYTPAFVASYKAIVKRLNDGAAIELVDGPDDICVPMLNDNTCHCYNESVRERDRLAAHNIGLLLSGKPLSIGPLRLSGEDISRLRLAFQDGSIRQACAGCEWYELCTGIAQTNFRGCRLRPPQ; encoded by the coding sequence ATGACCATCCGCCTCCGCGCGCACCATTTGCTATGCATGCTGACCTTCGCCGGAAAGGGCTACACACCTGCCTTCGTGGCGTCCTACAAAGCCATCGTAAAACGCCTCAATGACGGTGCGGCCATTGAACTGGTCGACGGTCCGGACGACATTTGTGTGCCCATGCTGAACGACAACACCTGTCACTGTTACAATGAAAGCGTGCGCGAGCGGGATCGACTGGCCGCACACAACATCGGGCTGCTGCTCTCCGGCAAACCGCTATCAATTGGCCCTCTCCGCCTCAGCGGCGAAGACATTTCCAGACTACGTTTGGCTTTTCAGGACGGAAGCATTCGGCAGGCATGTGCTGGGTGCGAGTGGTACGAGCTTTGTACAGGCATTGCCCAAACGAACTTCAGGGGCTGCCGTCTCCGGCCGCCCCAGTAA